Genomic segment of Drosophila simulans strain w501 chromosome 2R, Prin_Dsim_3.1, whole genome shotgun sequence:
attatgaaagaaatttaatattcTGAATATAGTTAAATTAGTAaaatcctttttattttaaattttttcgaGTGTCCTGGCAACGGATGTCGCATGCGGGTCCTCATTCTGTTGCTTTATTGTGACCCTAATCGCTTTAAATAGTGATACACTTAGGGGTAGTTCCGCTTTATTGCGTGGGTGTTAACCGTTTTTATGGCCATCCGGAACTATTGCCATTCCCGTGATTGTGATTGGGACTGAGTGTAAGCCCATTAGGCGAACAGCTCGACCAGGAAACAGATCCCGGCAAGGGCGTGTCCGCCGCCCAAGACCATGGCAGCCATCACTATATCCTCGAGTCGCAGTGGTTCGATTGTTTGAGTTTGGGTGGGAAAGAAGTGCAGGAAGCCAGCCTTTACGGCCAACTCGTGGACATCGTCTACTAGTTTATTTTGCAAGCCGGTCTCAAACAAGCGTTGTACATGATCATTGTAGTGTTTTTCCAGAACCCAGTTTTGCTTGATGACCTGAACGGCCCAGGTGTAACCCACAGGATTGGATAACTTCTTCATCCTGCGCCTTCGCAGGAATTTCTGTTGGTATAGATAGAAGTCCATTCTGTCCTCCGAGTCAACATAGGCGTAACTTGGATCCAAGCCATTTCTCTTCTGCAAGTGTAGGGATTCCGCGACCAGAAGGAATCTCTCCCTCAACTCCTCCGAGCTGCCATAAACGGAATTTGGTCTGATGTTATGCGTCTGGAGTAGTATGTTCACATTAGCCGCCTTCAAGTCGGCCAAGTTTTCAATGGGTCTCTGGTACAGTTTTGTGGTCAGCATCATGGACAGCAGTGCCACATATAAATTGGACAAAATGAATCCAATGGCAAATAGCAGAAGTAGTAACATCAATTTGGAGCCACTCGAAGACTGCGGCAAAGATAGTTCTCGGTTCAGCAGAGTTTGTACGGCCAGCAGGAGGTACTGACCCACATTCCATTCCTTGAAATGCCAGCGATGGAGCAAGGAACCCATTACCGCTATATACACCACTATAATACCAGTTCCGATCCAGACGTACAAGTCAAAGGGCCTGAAGAAGTAGTAGAACTTATCGATGGGGTTTCCAAATGGCGCCATTATGGCCACACGATTCAAGCGAACTGGCTGACTGGTGGCATACGTGTAGGTCCTTATGAAGATACTGCCACAGGCATCGATTTCATCATCACTGACCATCTGCACACATTCTGCGGTGGAATAGCGACGAAATTCACGAAAAGGAGTCGCTTGAAACGTTACATTGAGTTGatcagcaaatatttttaacatggTGACTATACTGCCTTTATAACGATTCGGGGAACTTGGCAGTTCATCCTCGTCCACAAAGCAATGAGGTGGGTCGTTGGTCACTAAAACACGCAGTGGATAGCCCATCAAGTTACGGGTGTTCCTGTTCTCAATATACTCTTTCAAGTTTGTAGGTCTTATCTGCAAGTAAGGATATGGATTTATTGACCACAGTTGTTCCTGCGAGTTATAAATTAGCACTTGTGAAAAGCCTGCACTCCAGTATGCTTTACATATATCCACATAACTGTTTCGATTTTCTTCATCATTATTAATCAGCAAAATGTCATTGTATTGCCTATCCGTAAGATACGATCTTAACACATCCAAAGtggccaaattcaaattcaaatcccTTTCCAGTCGTATTATTATAAGCACAGGTTCGTCGTGATAGGTTTTAAACTGTTCACTAATGTTATTAGAAATGATCATTTTCTGGTAATTGTCACCTAAACTTGAAAAATCATATGGTTCTGTTCCAAGGCCAAAGTAAATTTGGATTTTTATCTTAAGTTCAGCACTCAAGTGTGATATAATTGTGTCAGGTATGGACCAAACTATCCTCAAAAATATGATTATCAGAATGATTCTAAGCAGCGACATCTCGAAAGGCTTGTAAGTTAATAAAAGTTCTTCGAAAATCAGGTGGCGTAGTAAGCTCGGTTGGTTAATTCAATTAGGCGAAATAATTAGTTAGATAAACTTATTATGAGCAATTAATTACGGACTTAGAAAGGCCtcaaatatatgtaatttgtCTTTAATTAAGTGATGAATTGGACTCGATGTCACAACTTTAAGAAGGGCTTGTCAAAGTAATATGTAATATGCCtaacttaattttaaactattatattttatacagTGTTTTTGTGAAAGCTTTTTCGATGTATTTGTTGTAATGCTTTCAAATTTACAcagtacataaatatataaaatatatttaaaacttaaaaaaaaaaataatataaataaactcaCTGgccccaaaaatatttcttgatttcaACATTGTATTTGTTTCTCTTTCCGAGATTCAAGCagttaaatatgtttaaagtTGTATGTTACAGCCTTTTAACAGCGCGCCCCGCTTTAACAGTTCGAACCGCTGCCAACAGGTTCGAACGGCAACAGCTGTTAGCTAACATTGCATGTTGCACGCCGCTCTCTGGCCGAATATCGCATGCAATAAATATCATATTGCAGCAGCAATGGCcgcgctcacacacacaagcgcaaaGACTTTCACgcggagcaacaacaaatgcgcAAGTTTTCAAACTGCTTTTcatgtgtttgttgttgctgtggccgATGTTGCCGCTGCGCCAACTAATATTGCTGGTTGCGCTTATGTTGCTGCtattgccgttgctgttgctgctgctgctgttcatgttgctgctggcgtcgctgctgctgctgctgctcgtgtgGAAAGGAAGAAAAacacaaagccaaaaaatgtCGCACGTTTGGCTTCGGTTTAGTCTCGATAATTCAATCGCCCTGCCAAGACGTCCAACGTCTCGCTGCCGCAACGCCTTTAGCCGACATTTTGGCCAACGTCCCGTGCATTACGCGATTTACACACCCCCCCCATTTAGCAAATAATAACGAATAATAAAGAAACGTGCCCCCAATAAAGTATTgaaacaagaaatatatatgattttatgattattgcaAGCGCAAAGCGGAAGTACATCGCATCGCGTGTGTGTGAATTCGCGAGTGTTCACATGTGTGTGTCTATTTGTCGGCCAGCAATgagtttcgatttcatttcgCTCTGAACGCACATAAATCGCAGAATATTGCACATATTACATAGAGAGGGGATAGCTATCGGTCAACTGATTACACGGGGCCAACAACGCCGAAACTGCCCAATGTCAGCCACATCGGTTAGCCAGCACGTTATCACCCAGCGACAGCTACGACACCTCTGAATTTTAGTTTACTGCTCTGTGCCGGCAGTAAATGGGTTAAAATTATGTACATTAATCGCCGAATGAATGTCGAATCAGTTAGAGAGACTGCTGTTTTTTATTGTGAGTATTGCCAGTGATCGATGGCCCGGCCAAGTGAAGGTGAAGTGGTATTATTAGATTATGCTTGTAATGGGCTCCAAAACGATTTGACAGCACTTTGGGATACTTCAAACTACCGGGTTGGGTCCAACATGATTTTTCCAGAACTAGAATAATCCAGAATCTACAGTTATGTTTGTGCTAATAGAATATTAAGTGCCTAAAGGATATACTAGACTACCAtgaattatttgaaaacaaGAATTTGGATTTCGAAACATAGTTagaaatttgtttacaataaTTTCGTTGCTATCTGAATTTTAAGCTTTCGCAAAACCATTAGAAATTATAGTTTGATGGTGCCCTCAAAATATATCCTAAATTAGCCATGCTGATGTCTTCTGATGGCTAACTAACTTTGGGCTAACTAACTCTTCAGAATGTAATTGATTGTACGGGGAAAGACCCTTACCCTACAGCGACCCTCGTGTTGGCCACTCGACTGACAAAACCCTCGAAATCTATAAAACAATAACTATCAAGGCCTCTCGAGTGAAAACCGCAGCCTCAAACACGGCTATCGGTTAGCGGCGTCGAGTGTTAGCCAAGTTACATGGAGCTCTCGGGCCAAACACTTCCTCAATACACAGCATAAGTCCACCAAACACCCCCACCAAAAACTCCCTAGTTGGTAGCTTCAAAATCTTATCAAGGCGCTCGCTTTGTAATGCTATCGAGCACTTCCTCGCCTCGAATTCCTCGCCCTGGGTAACCTCGTTTCGGTCCCCATAGCCAATGTGCACGCTTTATTTTCCCAAGCATTTGTGCACTAAGAAAAATGCAGTCAACATATGTTAACAAGTTACTATCTTAAGTCGTCTGAAGGCAAAGAACCTAATGAAGGCAAAGAACCTAATGTTTTCAATATGACATTGAAAGCTCAAACGTTGCAAGCAAGTATATTTCAAAACCTAACTCATTCACAACTTTCCACAGTGTATTCGAAGGTGCTCTAGGTGGGTGGCAAAAGGGCGGGGGCGTAGGAGGTTGGGTACCGAACCAAAGTGAAGTGGTAGAAAAAGCCAAGGGTTGCGGGGCTTTCGACGGGTTAGGGGCAACCAAACgcattattttgtaattatcgACAGAGTTCTAATAAATAAACCGTAGCAAGGCCCCGCACaaaagagtttttttttttttttctgggttGATGAAATTATGAATGGAGATAAGGTGTGGCATATGTGGCAGAGGTAGGGGGGCAGCAATACTCAGAAAAAGTTGTAACTCTCATTCATTCAGATACCTCGGGCAAGGCTGAGCACCTACTAGCTTACAAATCTATCTTCCAACTCCAGATAGCAGATAGCAGAATGGAGTAAACAAAACGTAATTTAGCATTGTAGGCGACTTTTACAATAATTACCCAGAGATAGTTGGCCCCATAAATCTGCAAATAAATCGtatttaattgcaataaaaacatCACAGAAATGGTCAAAATTACATGGCCAAAGTCCTATTTACATCACGGCAAGCCCAGAAGCACCTGACTTCCATATATCGAAGGTAGATCTGGGTCCGACATGATTTACAACCTGACCTGGCACAATAGCACAAAAGTGGGAGGAAAAAAGGGGTAAAACACAAGCGCCGCCGCTTGGCGAaacaataaattcattaaacCAAAGCCACGATTATTAATGAATGTAATAAAATACCAAAGAGACAACTAATCAAACATGATAAATTACCGAACAAAGGTGGTTTTTTGGGGGGCAGGTGAGGGAAGGTAATGGCTACCGACATACGCCCCTCCAGGGGCGTCGCAAAGGGGGGCACTCAAAGATGGCAATCGAAGAACAGGCAAGCAAACAACATGAAATACTTTTGTGCTCTGTTTGCACTGTGCCGAGGGTATCAAAGTATTTGTCGTGACATCGTGTAAACATTGGTATGCAATTTAGGTGTGATATTTTGTAGTTATTGCTGTTGGTCCCTTTCTGCCGTTTTTATCTGATAGATACAATTATTGATGGCCCGGTTGG
This window contains:
- the LOC6734040 gene encoding uncharacterized protein LOC6734040 — encoded protein: MSLLRIILIIIFLRIVWSIPDTIISHLSAELKIKIQIYFGLGTEPYDFSSLGDNYQKMIISNNISEQFKTYHDEPVLIIIRLERDLNLNLATLDVLRSYLTDRQYNDILLINNDEENRNSYVDICKAYWSAGFSQVLIYNSQEQLWSINPYPYLQIRPTNLKEYIENRNTRNLMGYPLRVLVTNDPPHCFVDEDELPSSPNRYKGSIVTMLKIFADQLNVTFQATPFREFRRYSTAECVQMVSDDEIDACGSIFIRTYTYATSQPVRLNRVAIMAPFGNPIDKFYYFFRPFDLYVWIGTGIIVVYIAVMGSLLHRWHFKEWNVGQYLLLAVQTLLNRELSLPQSSSGSKLMLLLLLFAIGFILSNLYVALLSMMLTTKLYQRPIENLADLKAANVNILLQTHNIRPNSVYGSSEELRERFLLVAESLHLQKRNGLDPSYAYVDSEDRMDFYLYQQKFLRRRRMKKLSNPVGYTWAVQVIKQNWVLEKHYNDHVQRLFETGLQNKLVDDVHELAVKAGFLHFFPTQTQTIEPLRLEDIVMAAMVLGGGHALAGICFLVELFA